The genomic segment TGAATTTCACCTTTATTTACAATCTTTTATTTGCAGAGCTTCCCATCTGATGAAGGATGGCCTTTTGCAAAATACCTTGGAGCCTGTGGCAGAATGGTGGCTGTCAATTATGTTGGAGAAGAACTCTGGAGTTACTTTAATGCTCCATGGGAGAAACGAGTAGACTTAGCATGGCAGCTAATGGAAATTGCGGAACAGCTTACGAACAATGACTTTGATTTTGCACTTTATCTCCTGGATGTCAGCTTCGATAACTTTGCAGTTGGACCGCGGGATGGGAAAGTTATCATTGTTGATGCTGAGAATGTGTTAGTAGCTGACAAAAAACTAATAAAGCAAAGTAAGTATAAATGTTGCTTTTATAAAGATATTGGTGTGTGTAGAGTGAGGCAGTGGGGCAGCTAAACATTTGATCAGCATATTTCTTCATATTGTCGCAAATGATTTGTCAAAAACTGCTTTATATGACACCCAGTCATATCCAAACGTGACAAGTTACCATGTCCTAAAGCTGcttctttcattttatttatattatgatGATTGAATTAATATTTCTGCTTTTATGCCCTAGTGCTATATTAAGGTGTCTGTGACTCTAAGCCTGCAGTGTCTGCAGTttataattctatttatttaacCACTTTTCCTGAAACAATGTTTAGCATATAAAATTCTTCATGTAAGCCACAGTCCATAACAGCTTGGCTCATAGCCATAGGCTGCACCTTATAATCACTATGATAATGCAGAAGCCATGCTCAGTCTGACCAGTCTACAGCTATGGATTATACATAGGACTAGAACCTGGGTGCTTAGCGCACAGCATTTAACCATAGCAAAACATAGACAAAATCCCCAGCATTGATTACaaactgaaggtggccatacacggggcgattctagCTTACGATATCGGtccctgaaatcggccagatatcaatcgggcaggttaaaaaattctgtcggatcgaggactgcatcagctcgttgatgcggccccccgATCCGACTTCTTCTATAactgtcgttctaattcgatcgtttggccccacggccaaatgaccgaattagcctggatttgcctgaaatcgcccacccataggtgggggaaaCCGGGAGAAGATCTGCgtgcttggcgacatcgcaaagcgagcggatctggaGGTGCATGGCCACCTTATCTCAACCTCACCCCAACCCCTGTTTGTTTACCCTCATCTCTAACCCTGTACGGCTACAGTCCTGTAAAACCTAATCCTTCTAGTCTCCAACATGAATGgccaaacaataaatacaatattttgcaggtttctaatgtttaaaatgttCAGCATAAGGCTTTGGAGATTGCCACATTTCTTTAATTTCAAATTATGGAACTGAATTTGAAAGTACCAATATTTAAACTCCAAATGTACCCATGAAAGTTAAAGATAGGAGGGTGGGGGACTCCTCAGCTAAGCAACGGGCTACACTCGCAGGTGTACAGGGGAGCCCCTTGCTTAACAAGAATTTGTAGATTATGTTTAAATGTCAGCCCTGTGTTTGAAAATTTGGTTTATGACATTAACTTGGCAGAAGAAACCACTTATATGGAAGTGGGAAAATACAGTATCATAATATAGCTCTGCTGCAATGCTTGATTTTGTTTACATTATCACTTTCAACAATTTTTGACTTTTTTCCCCCTAGATAAACCTGAAAACTGGGATGTGTGGTACGAAAGCAAGTTTGATGACTGTGACAAGGAAGCTTGCCTATCTTTTTCAAAAGAGATTCTTTGCTCTCGGGCTACTGTGGACCATAATTATTATGCTATTTGCCAGAACCTCCTTTCCAGACATGCCACCTGGCGTGGCACCTCCGGAGGACTACTTCATGATCCTCCAGCAGAAATCGCCAAAGATGGCCGCCTTGAGGCCTTGCTGGATGAATGTGCTAACCCAAAGAAAAGATACGGCAGATTTAAATCTGCAAAAGAACTGCGTGAATACCTTGCACAATTAAGTAATAATGCGAGGTAGTCTATACtgtagttttggttttttttttaattatccgtATAATGAAAGGTTTCAATTAGCTGGAGCACgtacagttttattatactgCTGTATATACAGAAGTTAAGGAAATTTGATGTTTTTGTGAATGCTGTGGGAGTGAGCCTAATGGCAAGCCAGTGTGCCATGCAGTCACTTTCATATGATGTACGTGAACCTATCTAATTAAACTCACTAAAACTACTATCGATTTTTCTCACTGATTACCTGTAAGGTGGGTCAGATGAGGGTCTCCAGGTAgctggggataatagcctttcaTAGTTTAATTGATTATTCATGTGTCAAAACGTTATTGACTTGACATTACATTAGTATCACAATTTTTGTGAAGCTGATGCCTTTACTTGGAAAGTTCAAGTTAAGACTTCTGGCCTGTTTTAAAGGCTCTTTCTTTGTCATTTCATATTTGTACCTTTAAACACCCTGTTTCTCGATAAAGAAAAACTTGAGggtataaatatttttgttgcaTCTTATTTCCAATTAGTAGATTTCTTGGAATGGTCTACAGtaaatatttgcttaaagggCAGGGTTCCcgtattttttctatatttttgtctGCAGTTTTGGGTTTTGATCTTGCTCTGTATATAATGTTGACCATGCATTAAAGTTCACTTCTTCTTTTTGGTACATCTGACGTATGTTTTAGAAATCAAAATGGTTTTGTTTGTTTCAAACACCATAGTAGCACAGTTGAAAAGGAATACAGTTTAAAACACAAATTGCTGAAATCACAAAACACATTATATGCTTACTGATGCACCCTTTGACCCTGttttcaattatattttattatactcATTTACCTATATGTAACACATGCTCTTGTTCTTTGTTTGGGTTTTCTATTAGTTAACTGATTAAACGGAGatcccttcattttttatttctttaatgaattttaagttttttcaagttttttccctGCAGTTTAGTACTTAAAATCATTTTATTAGGGGTAGGCATTCTACTGGGACCAGCTTTTAGAATTCATACACACAGCACCTACAGCTACCCATAACTCAGTGCTCTCTGTTCCCATTCTCATTTCCTGGTACATTGTGCACAAGGATGTGCCAAGGAGCCCTTTACCTGATGGCTGACTTCcataaatattaaatacacaGCTCTTCTGCACCAGGGGAGGCATGAGGGGCATGCATGGGGACACTCAATATGCCACCCAAATGTCAGCACTCCATAAACTAGGCATGATAAATGGGGCAAGGTGCTTTATGGACAAAAAAATGCCACACACCCTCTAGTAATTGATGAGGGATTTTATAATTTGGAGCATCATGCTATAAGGCTACTACAAAGCCTTTAAAGCAACTTGACATTTCATTATTGAATTTGTAACTAAAGCAGCAACCTGGGGGAGATAGCAGCTTTCTGCAaatagttgtattttcatgctaCAGTATCCCAGAAATCCAGACCTGACTGTTCATGGATCTCCAGAAGTCAGGTTTTTTATTCCCTTTCCTTGCAGTCATCCGCCTAATGTGCTTGTAGATCTCAGAAAGCCATTCCCAAGGTATCAGTCTCTGGGTGTGACACTTGTGTATTAGTTGTTAATTTAGTACTAAACTGTATCACTTTTAAACATTATGTACCTTTGtcttgttacagagaaaaggcaaatcaATCAAATAGTAAGACTTAAAGTTTTGTTAAAATAGGTCTGTAGCATattgctttcctgtaatttgaaacaCTTtgtataatgtgtttctggataattgatacCATGCCAGTATATGTAAAATATCTGACTGGCTCAGGCAAGCAAATAGCACTCTACACTCCAGAGTGTAAAGCATTAAcacacaaagaaaacaaaaaaaaaattatataaaacccAAATTAAATCTTTCAAAAACCTTAGCAGATCATTTTTATGGTTGAGTTGTGTTTAAGGGGGAAATGTTACTATTATGCGAAATGAACTAAACTTCAGTTTGTTTTATGTGTCACAAAGTCTTTTACTTTTCTTTCAGTTGCTTACATATTTAACTATTTGAGCTCCGCATCCTCTATTTTTCATTCCGGCTGCAGACAACACTCTTGTTAATGGTTGATGTGCTTGCAGTAAGTTAAGAAAGCCTGGCAATAAACCATCTCAATAAAAGCTATAACACAAATAATGcaattaaagggacaatatacccCTTTCAAATATTGGTTTGTATAGGACAACACAGTGTCACCTATAgttttaattagaaaatgtatgttttttgttattgctagggtaacatttaaaaataaaactaaagccaTATTGTGCTTCCTGATCTCAGGTCAGAAAAACCAGCGGCCTCTGTATATTGAGCTGCTGTTATCTAAAAGGATAATAACCAGCTGCAGTTGGGGTATGATCTTTCCGTTGTTTGTTTTCTCTACCaatttaagagctgaattttaagatatgcaggtaaaaacctCTATCTGAGGATACAGAATTAATGTTTTGTCAATGTTCGGGCCCCTTCAAAGGCACCCAATATAAATTTTTCATCCTGTCCAGTTGACGAGACAGCccatatccaaggcttttgccgatatagggcttcccatatatatatataaacagagtgCCActctgggttcgctatatatatatatatatatatatatatatatataaatagaacatggggttggttagcatggttgccttgagaaaggtcccgatggggactgaaacgttggctgttcatgcgtttttaatacacaattgattgtttttggaatataactcggtgagatattatatatatatatatatatatataatatatataatatctcaccgagttatattccaaaaacaatcaattgtgtattaaaaacgcatgaacagccaacgtttcagtccccatcgggacctttctcaaggcaaccatgctaaccaaccccatgttctatttatatatatatatatatatatatatatataatatacacacacacagtggtgtgaaaaactatttgcccccttcctgatttctaattcttttgcatgtttgtcacacttaaatgtttctgctcatcaaaaaccgttaactattagtcaaagataacataattgaacacaaaatgcagtttttaaatgaaggtttacgttattaagggagaaaaaaaaactccaaatctacatggccctgtgtgaaaaagtgattgccccccttaactgtggtttatcacacctgagttcaatttctgtagtcacccccaggcctgattactgccacacctgtttcaattaagaaatcacttaaataggagctacctgacacagagaagtagaccaaaagcacctcaaaagctagacatcatgccaagatccaaagaaattcaggaacaaattaGAACAAAattaattgagatctatcagtctggtaaaggttataaagccatttctaaagctttgggactccagcgaaccacagtgagagccattatccacaaatggcaaaaacatggaacagtggtgaaccttcccaggagtggccggccgaccaaaattaccccaagagcgcagagacaactcatccgagaggccacaaaagaccccaggacagcATCTAAAGAAcagcaggcctcacttgcctcaattaaggtcagtgttcacgactccaccataagaaagagactgggcaaaaacggcctgcatggcagatttccaaggcgcaaaccacttttaagcaaaaagaacattatggctcgtctcaattttgctaaaaaacatctcaatgattgccaagacatttgggaaaataccttgtggaccgaggagacaaaagttgaactttttggaaggtgtgtgtcccgttacatctggcataaaagtaacacagcatttcagaaaaagaacatcataccaacagtaaaatatggtggtggtagtgtgatggtctggggttgttttgctgcttcaggacctggaaggctagctgtgatagatggaaccatgaattctactgtctaccaaaaaatcctgaaggagaatgtccggccatctgttcgtcaactcaagctgaagcgatcttgggtgctgcagcaggacaatgacccaaaacacaccagcaaatccacctctgaatggctgaagaaaaacaaaatgaagactttggagtggcctagtcaaagtcctgacctgaatcctattgagatgttgtggcatgaccttaaaaaggcggttcatgctagaaaaccctcaaataaagctgaattacaacaattctgcaaagatgagtgggccaaaattcctccagagcgctgtaaaagactcgttgcaagttatcgcaaacgcttgattgcagttattgctgctaagggtggcccaaccagttattaggttcagggggcaattactttttcacacagggccatgtaggtttggattttttttctccctaaataataaaaaccctcatttaaaaactgcattttgtgtttacttgtgttatctttgactaatagttaaatgtgtttgatgatcagaaacattttgtgtgacaaacatgcaaaagaataagaaatcaggaagggggcaaatagtttttcacaccactgtgtatatatatatatatatatatatatatatatatatatatatatatatatatatatatatatatatatatatatatatatatatattatatatacagaggCTTCTTAGAGTGTTGCTTATTTATTTGACTTTTCTCTTTGGCATCTGGAAGTAGAATGtgtaaatcaaattttttttctgtttagacCAAGAAATAACAAAGACCATAGATGTTTCCTAATTAAAACTATAGCCAAACCTTTTGTTCAGTTCAAGCACACTTTATTGAACTGATGTTGAAAAAGGGGGTGGAATACTTAAAAGCCAAACATAATTTTATGTGTCTTTTAAGGGTGTAAGCCTAgcgctaaaataaaataaagaacatcTACCTGTGTGTGTATAGCATGCTGATTGGACAAGCTCTCTGGTAGAATGACCTTTACATATAGTAACCAGTACTGAATTCTACCATTACTTTTTCTTTGCTCTCCACCTTTGCTGTCACTATACCAGATGctttaaacaaaaaacactatTATAGTGGCAGGTTTCCTGAAATACTGTGACAGGCATGATAACTAGAATTAGCGCATGTGCTGCAGTAAGGAGAACTTAGTACCCATATGAAATGCTTTAACATTGTCATTTTTACCCAGCCATGATTGCCAATTGATCTTTAGTTGCCCGGAGTGTTCCTCTGTATTGAAATAATAGTTATGTACCCGTCCCATGACAAAATAACTGCCATAATTATCAATAGGTAATTTCCAAGCATGAAGAGAATAGTTGTCACTTTGAAAAGTAAAGATTACTTTGAACAGGCTTAAAGAAGTCAGTCAGGGCTACATAAGTGTATGATGTCCTAATAAAGCATGTTGGGTATATAAGGTGATTTGATATAGACATTCTGGCTGCAGACCCAAGGCCAAATATGATACAAggttttggtttttgtttttttgtttttttttttatggccaaCAGcaagccagaaaactattgtctGACATAATTTTAATATATGAGCCAGGAATGACCTGTAAAATATTCTTGACTTTAATGTGGGTATGATTAGAAATAATGTACCTCTAATTCAAAATGTGTATTTAGAAATCATCTTAGAGTTCTGTCACTTGTGTAATAGAGATGTATTGGTCAGGAAAATATCCCGATAACatccacaaaatgttgccattgtaggacccacacccaagcCTGAGCTGAATCTTCATGTGCCATACACTACTTCTGCACTGCAACTAACAACTGTGCATTTATTTTGTCATATCACTCAGTGACTTATGCCTGTATATTTTGGGACAGGTTGTGTCTTATTCCCTATATGATTTATCACTGACAATGGTCAATGGTCCAGATtaaatttgatgaaaaaaaaaaaaagcttatcttGTATACCAATCCAAATTTTCCCGTAGAGCCAGATGCAAATCAGTGAGAAAACTCTGTTGGGGACTTTGGGGAAAAAACTGGCACTAATTAAGATGAAGTTTTTTGTCTCTTCAAACTGAATCCCATAAATTTTGATAAACTATAAAATGAAGTTTTTTTACAGAACTAAATCTGGCCCAGGTAATGGGTCATTtacagattataaaaaaaaagtctactgCAAACCTTGTCTTACGCAAGACTCTATCCTATATCTGACCTCAACCCAGGCAACACCAGTTATTTGGCACAGAAACTGGACTAAATCAGAAACCAATAAGCTAGGTACTTAATCATCAAGATTTAAGGTTAATTTAAAACATTAGAAAATTATGAGTTATTaaacttttattttgtgtttccCCTTAAAGACGCAGCCATCCTATTTCAGTTTTCCTACATATATTATGATGTGACTAAACAATTACTATTACTATATACAGTTTGGGCACATTGCCCTTCAAACACATCAAATCATAGCTGGTGTATCCGACAAGATAATCTGTTTTGGCAGTGCCCCATTCTGGCCATCTAGGAAGCTAAGGAATAAATTGGAAACCCTGGTAAATCATCTATGAATTGAAAGTTTCAAGGTCACTAATCTGATTTTTGCTCTTTTATTACTTTAGTTACAAAATTAAGCTGTGATTAAAGCATGTTTGCCTATGCAGTTCTAAGAACATGGTGGTGCATTAACACAAGTGGTGGTGTTTGGACTTTAAAACCAGTCAGGACACATCTGCTGTTCTGTGGGAAGTGTGTGGCAGCATTTGTCACCTGAAAATGTCAGTACTAGGGTTTTCATGCAGTTCTCCTTGAACACAGTGGGTGGTGGTGCTGCTGGAAGAACCAAAATAAAAGAATTAGGACATGCCATTGACCTTCAGCTGTTTTATCATAGTTTATGGATGATTTTCTCTAAAGATCAACTGTAGCTGCCTCCTTTgtgaaaaatgaatgcaaatacacAGATAAATTAATCTCTTGTGCACAATGAACTATGCCATTATGCGTTACCAAACATTATTGAAGTTTAAGGTTAGATTAGCATCCAATGTCTTGGAATATCATGTGAATGTCTGCTTATTTAATTCTGAAATCAGAATACCTCCCTATGCTTAAAATGGTTACCTCTCTGCACCACTCCCTACATTGTCCGCTTTTTTTTTGTGGGTGCTGGTCACTAGTTTGGCTGCCCCTACAAGATGCAGGATGTGTTTACATGTGATTTGAGTGAGTTGCCCCATTGTGTTTGGCCGGTCTGTGATGGAGACCAATTATAGACTGAGCTGATATCTCTGGCACATGGGTATGTTTTAGGGCTGAAGAGAAGATGATGCGGAGTAGGTGCATTATTTCAAAGTTAAATCAGTATGCATTACAAAACGACATGGAACTGCCTCAGAATTACTTTGAAGAATGTGAGTGCATATTAATACTTGATGCAGGACCTACTTGTGCAGATATGGACGATTTAGAAGTAGTGTTTCCtgacaaaatatttttctgtaatcGGGAACAtcattccttaaaaaaaaaaaactaaaagcacTTAAACATTAGGAAAAAACAACGTGGCAGGGTGATTTTGCTATTAGCCTATGTTAATTCTAGTTTAGGTGATACCAAGCCAAGATAATGTCTGTTTGTTACAACAAAGTAGGCAAAAATGAATAATTTGTAAATAGGACACTGAAATGACATTACTATATTTCAGAGCTCTCTGGTTTGCCTGTCTCCTGACAATAGAACACATTTTTTAAGACAATGCAGTAAAAGCTGTTCACATTAATCCATTATTTTGTAAGTTTAACTGTGTGTGTAAAGTACTTCCAAAGTTTTCCCAATATGATAAGTTTGTTATACTACAGTTTTAGTACCATAGCAGGGTTCACCCCTTCAGATGAAAaacctcacaaaagtcatagcatgTCTTGAATTGCCACAAACAAGCGATCATTTTTTTGTTCTTCTGTGGTGTAGGAGTCAAGCAGATTTGATACTGACAATTTTGTGTGCTTGGTTCCGTCtatacccagcacagtaatgTAGTCAAGTAAATCCAATCCTGGGAACAATTTGAACTGGGAGAGAGGAGATTATCTGAAAAGCAATAAGTCTTGAGTTTGCACCAagttatatattgtttattgtaCAAGGTTAAAGGcagttcatatttttttgtagtCGCTCATAAATGTTAAGATTTTGTGTGAAATATTTTTGACCGATCTGAGGGTTTGTATGTGCACAAGCATTGTCTTTTGTACTTCAAAATGCTGTTTAATTTTCATACGTCATTAAAACTGTCTTCCTGTGCCTTTATATAAAATGAAGCAGTTTTTACAGCTTTTAATGCAATTGATTAATAAAGAATAATTTAATATACGTGTCAGTTTATTTTTGTTAGTATCCGATGCCTACAGATGTGAGTTTTTTACTAAAGTGACACTAAATGGATTCTGTCaaaaccttttctttttatatctgTCAATTGCAATTAAAACACTGCATATACTTGTTTGttagtgataacatttttagcatatcttttagtttatttttcaaaaacatgttTATTCCACTTTTAAGTTTAAATGAATGTTGCATGCATTCCTTCCCacacattgtttgttttttttattttaaccccACCCATAATTTACTTAAGGGCAATTGTCATTGCAATTAAAAGTTTCCCAAATTCACTGGATCATTTTGGTTATTGTTAATATAATTGGTGATGTCGATTGTGGACAGACTTTGTCTATTGTCTGCTGATTCTCATTTAAATCAAAACCTCTGCGGCATTCTGTTAAAAGGTTTCAGATGTTTGGCTCCAAGATGAACAATGCAATCTCGCTCTTTTCTAGGGACACTTGACTCTTCCGCGGGAAAGGAAGAAAGCAATCCCATTTGTCTTTTTCAAAATTCAGGAAGAGGAGGATTCCAGATTAACTCTTGGACTTTTAATCAAGCCCTTGAGCTTGAAGACGAATCTTCACCTGCAACCAAGGGATGCAGAAAATCTTTTCACTTCAGTTTTTCCATGTTGAATCAGGTTACATGGTAAGGGCCAAACTTGTAAAGTTTCAAGACAGATTGGAGAAGCCCATTTTGGACAATGAAGTCCTATCCTTTATAGAAAAGGGATATTTCATAGAATTCTCTTTAGTCCTATCTCAAAACAGATTTTAAGTCCTCCTTTTCCCTCTTCTTCCAAAATAAAAGCCCTCATGGATTATGTTTCATCTGCTGCATAAGCAGAAAGTTGTCATTTGTTTTCAGATTCCGAGGCAAAGTAAATTATCAATTTCCTTGTAAGAATGTGTCTGCAAAAGATATGATTTAAAGTTTCAGTTGGAGAAGTTTAACAGGAACTAGTTACAGCAAAACCACAGTGTCTCGAATCAGATCATTTGGTGATTGGACGTTTTCATCTTTTGGGAAATAGTTTCAGCTGATGCAACCCCCAGAAGTTTTGAGCTTTCCAAGAATCTCATCTTGCTGAAATATTGTAGCCATCAAATGTTTTACCATTTGAGCATTATGAGTCTTTAAAGTCTTGAGCAAATTTTTAAATCACTTGCTAGGCAAAGCAGTAAATTAAAAATAGATGGTGGTCAGTCGATTTATGAGATGAGACGAAGATAAGCAATATCTTGGTTATTTGTTCCAAGAATTCCTTTCCTTCAGGCAAAATTTTTGCCTGAACACAAGTGGCAAATGAATCCAGCAGCAGAAGGTAAAGCAAATTCTAAGATTGCCATGATATGCAAGGTCCCCTCTATTGTTGAAATGCTGAAAAGCCCAGATAATCATACTAATTTAGCTTCTCACTGGTTGGCTGGATACTGAGCACTGGAGGCTTTTTAACAGGCTGGTTTCAGGCAGTAGTAGATACACTTCTGCAAGCCAGATAGGGTTCTACATGTTAAACATAAAACATGGGAGAGATTTTTGTAATGGGAGTCGCAAGATAACCAAATGCTTCACTGTTGGTAAATCAAATTAACTTCAAGAAGgcctaaataaataaagttttgcAAATTGGAACCCTGAGGTGACACATGGGGAGaccaatctccccgcaatgccaccccactggctagaatgtaaatcgcctgtgggattgCATAACATGTTCATAACAAATCTCATACTAACTGATCTTTATGGTAGGCTTAAAAAGGTGTATCAGCCATTATCCCCAATTCTTGCCATAACTGGACATCAGTCTGAGCCCTTCCATGCCACTACAATATCAAATGAAATTATTGAATGAATTATCATCCCGATCATTTTCGTACTATGGTGAACGAttgtttagtcgattggacaggttagaaatatttggttggataacgataatatctgtgcatgtattgtgtatctggtgaaatccttgggggacctacaatgcgtTTCCGGGACATCACTTTCATCCAGttgttgtctgccaactattaatggtcagaacatcctctgatttgttatttttaggactttaatcctacatttgcaatctgaatgttagttgcATCACGATCAATATCCAACTCGTAGGAACAAGTCTTatatctgaacatgtatggccaccttcagccCCACCAGTGGGGAAGCACCACAGTTTGCTAACTATTACCCAAGGAACGAGGCTCTCGCCACTGAGATTCTTTTTGCACAAGGCACAAGTATGTTTGCAGTAAGAAAAATGTTTGGATAAGAGGCACAGTACTAAAAGACAACTAACAAAACCTGTTTGAGCAAGCAAACCTTTTGTAACAGACTGACATTAGAAAGCTCTTTGCAGCAGTACATTTTTTTCCAGATTGTGAGGCTCCATATATAATTCCAAGAATATTCATACCTCTAAACTGAGatattgtattgtttttaaagTCAGAATCAGCCCTGAGACCTAACACCTCTGTGTT from the Xenopus tropicalis strain Nigerian chromosome 5, UCB_Xtro_10.0, whole genome shotgun sequence genome contains:
- the dipk2a gene encoding divergent protein kinase domain 2A isoform X1, which gives rise to MVAVNYVGEELWSYFNAPWEKRVDLAWQLMEIAEQLTNNDFDFALYLLDVSFDNFAVGPRDGKVIIVDAENVLVADKKLIKQNKPENWDVWYESKFDDCDKEACLSFSKEILCSRATVDHNYYAICQNLLSRHATWRGTSGGLLHDPPAEIAKDGRLEALLDECANPKKRYGRFKSAKELREYLAQLSNNAR